In Agrobacterium sp. RAC06, a single window of DNA contains:
- a CDS encoding tyrosine-protein phosphatase translates to MRGTRLRAHDLPISDTTPRRTGTLARRIALRLGLTLVGLAGLFGAYDGVLIFSGNFHEIVPGQFYRSAQLSGERLGAEIDRYGIKTVINLRGESPDRGWYIDEVAATAAHGATHVDFGMSASRDLTPERTQELLTLLKTAKQPILVHCMSGADRTGLASVIFLQQVAGIDEEQAEWQLSPIYGHINLPFLAVYAMDDTWESLEKLIGLES, encoded by the coding sequence ATGAGAGGAACTCGTTTGCGCGCCCATGATCTGCCGATCTCCGATACGACGCCTCGGCGGACAGGAACCCTCGCGCGGCGGATCGCGCTGCGCCTTGGGCTTACCCTTGTCGGCCTCGCCGGCCTATTTGGTGCCTATGACGGCGTGCTGATCTTCTCGGGCAATTTTCACGAAATTGTGCCGGGCCAGTTCTATCGCTCAGCGCAGCTTTCAGGCGAACGCCTCGGCGCCGAGATCGATCGCTACGGGATCAAGACCGTGATCAATCTGCGGGGCGAAAGTCCGGACAGGGGATGGTATATCGACGAGGTTGCGGCGACGGCTGCGCATGGGGCAACCCATGTCGATTTCGGGATGTCCGCCAGCCGCGACCTGACGCCGGAGCGGACACAGGAATTGCTGACGCTGCTGAAAACCGCCAAGCAGCCGATCCTCGTGCATTGCATGTCCGGCGCTGACCGCACCGGGCTTGCCTCTGTAATCTTTCTTCAGCAAGTGGCCGGCATCGACGAAGAGCAGGCCGAGTGGCAGCTTTCGCCGATCTACGGCCACATCAACCTGCCCTTCCTTGCCGTCTATGCCATGGATGATACCTGGGAGAGCCTTGAAAAACTGATCGGTCTGGAAAGCTGA
- a CDS encoding DUF6074 family protein, with product MHSDGFVSQARETIIHFPLAHRRQLVRSAACRLDQLNGQAATDFWKTLCSRLKTELFDTGQTYEDVRREILAFQAEVHRELFLLYEPNGCERSLAAT from the coding sequence ATGCATAGCGACGGCTTCGTATCGCAGGCGCGCGAGACGATCATACACTTCCCCCTTGCGCATCGTCGGCAACTCGTTCGCTCCGCCGCCTGTCGGCTGGATCAGCTGAACGGACAGGCGGCGACCGATTTCTGGAAAACGCTCTGCAGCCGGCTGAAAACCGAGCTGTTCGATACCGGCCAAACCTATGAGGATGTGCGCCGGGAGATCCTCGCCTTTCAGGCCGAGGTGCACCGGGAGCTGTTCCTGCTCTATGAGCCTAATGGCTGCGAGCGCAGTCTCGCGGCGACCTAG
- the dusA gene encoding tRNA dihydrouridine(20/20a) synthase DusA, producing the protein MTTDPDFFTRAIPGPAPYGRAVFAVAPMIDWTDRHCRFFHRQLSAKALLYTEMVVADAIIHGPREKLLSFNEAEHPVALQIGGSDPRKLVEAVNIAADYGYDEINLNVGCPSDRVQSGTFGACLMQTPAVVEACVTAMKKVATVPVTVKCRIGVDEQEPAQVLPDFLARMIGAGADAIWIHARKAWLKGLSPKENREIPPLDYELVYRMKRENPDVFIGINGGISDLDQAVQHLSVMDGVMLGRASYHNATLLTEVDARIYGEAAVSVDWDQVRDVMIGYAERVIASGGRLNHVTRHMVGLFQGYAGARRYRQILSSEATKPGVSPQLIAEAFAAVDIAGGPKTHGASSTSAAAE; encoded by the coding sequence ATGACGACAGATCCCGACTTTTTCACCCGCGCCATTCCCGGTCCCGCCCCCTATGGACGGGCAGTGTTTGCGGTTGCGCCCATGATCGACTGGACGGATCGGCATTGCCGGTTCTTCCACCGCCAGCTGTCGGCCAAGGCACTGCTCTATACCGAGATGGTGGTGGCTGACGCGATCATCCACGGGCCGCGCGAGAAATTGCTATCGTTCAACGAGGCGGAACATCCGGTGGCGCTGCAGATCGGTGGTTCGGATCCGCGAAAACTGGTCGAGGCGGTGAATATTGCTGCTGATTACGGCTATGACGAGATCAACCTCAATGTTGGATGTCCCTCGGACCGGGTTCAGTCGGGGACGTTCGGGGCTTGTCTCATGCAGACGCCCGCAGTGGTCGAGGCCTGTGTCACGGCCATGAAAAAGGTGGCGACGGTGCCGGTTACTGTGAAGTGCCGGATCGGGGTGGATGAGCAGGAGCCGGCTCAGGTGCTTCCCGATTTCCTCGCCCGGATGATCGGGGCGGGGGCGGATGCGATCTGGATCCATGCTCGGAAGGCCTGGCTGAAGGGGCTTTCTCCGAAGGAAAACCGCGAGATCCCGCCGCTGGATTACGAGCTGGTCTACAGGATGAAGCGGGAAAATCCCGATGTTTTCATCGGCATCAATGGCGGGATCAGCGATCTCGATCAGGCCGTTCAGCATCTCTCCGTCATGGATGGGGTCATGCTGGGGCGGGCGAGTTATCACAATGCGACGCTTCTGACCGAGGTCGATGCCCGCATCTATGGCGAGGCAGCCGTTTCGGTTGATTGGGACCAGGTGCGTGATGTGATGATCGGCTATGCGGAGCGGGTCATCGCATCCGGCGGGCGGCTCAACCATGTCACGCGGCATATGGTCGGGCTGTTCCAGGGCTATGCCGGTGCCCGGCGGTACCGGCAGATCCTGTCGTCGGAAGCGACGAAGCCGGGTGTCTCGCCACAACTCATCGCCGAGGCCTTTGCGGCGGTCGATATTGCTGGCGGGCCAAAAACACACGGCGCGTCAAGCACCTCTGCCGCTGCGGAATAA
- a CDS encoding DUF1176 domain-containing protein translates to MPSYKLPCLALALAVAASHPAVAEDSSIDLKLFGKHEIEGGLSTCHLAFWQSNKDPETDKYAYLIYMPFDQDGVPLQAVVEIGTEKIALTESARGDFDPPSRLGYRLFSSIDHETHMLVRIEEAVVTGSLQTVGKATVTVVRPDLPPFVAGAKGVIGCPGTSAPETAAAIPSEPVSDEGAAAGGPSPYTGPVGLPLAPPVLLASTSEVPDAVRREIATYAPDQCSEPETLAYPGQRYAVNDNFTLWEVPCFLGAYQGTSIFAITQNPPADWATMLSLPNPPALEGENNAQMMNPQVFAEKGLFISTSLARGEGDCGTYQVFRLMDAPGETLEFQLMEYREKVNCDGVQSEPSEWPLQFQPGE, encoded by the coding sequence ATGCCGTCTTATAAATTGCCTTGTCTTGCGCTGGCCCTGGCTGTCGCCGCGTCGCATCCTGCTGTGGCGGAAGACTCGTCGATCGATCTGAAGCTCTTCGGCAAACACGAGATCGAGGGTGGCCTCAGCACCTGTCATCTCGCCTTCTGGCAGAGCAACAAGGATCCCGAGACCGACAAGTATGCCTATCTGATCTATATGCCCTTTGATCAGGATGGCGTGCCGTTGCAGGCGGTTGTCGAGATCGGCACGGAGAAGATTGCGCTGACGGAGAGTGCGCGCGGCGATTTCGATCCGCCGTCGCGGCTCGGTTACCGCCTCTTTTCCAGCATCGACCACGAGACGCATATGCTGGTTCGGATCGAAGAGGCTGTCGTGACCGGTTCGTTGCAGACGGTCGGCAAGGCAACCGTCACTGTGGTGCGGCCGGATCTCCCGCCCTTCGTTGCGGGCGCCAAGGGCGTCATCGGCTGCCCTGGCACATCGGCGCCCGAGACGGCTGCCGCTATTCCTTCTGAGCCCGTCTCCGACGAGGGTGCCGCCGCCGGCGGGCCGTCGCCCTATACCGGCCCCGTCGGGCTGCCGCTTGCCCCGCCTGTCCTTCTGGCATCGACAAGCGAGGTGCCGGATGCCGTTCGCCGCGAGATTGCGACCTATGCGCCGGATCAATGCAGCGAGCCGGAAACGCTTGCCTATCCCGGTCAGCGTTATGCCGTGAACGACAACTTCACTCTCTGGGAAGTACCGTGTTTCCTCGGCGCTTATCAGGGCACGAGCATCTTCGCGATTACCCAGAACCCGCCTGCCGACTGGGCGACGATGCTGAGCCTGCCCAATCCGCCAGCGCTTGAGGGCGAGAACAATGCCCAGATGATGAACCCGCAGGTCTTTGCCGAAAAGGGTCTGTTCATCTCGACATCGCTCGCGCGCGGCGAGGGGGATTGCGGCACCTATCAGGTCTTCCGCCTGATGGATGCCCCGGGCGAGACCCTCGAATTCCAGCTGATGGAGTATCGCGAGAAGGTGAATTGCGACGGCGTGCAGAGCGAGCCATCCGAATGGCCGCTGCAGTTCCAGCCCGGAGAATGA
- a CDS encoding J domain-containing protein: MAKTGAAVIDPYEVLGVARDADEAAIKAAYRKVAKTAHPDAGGDTEAFAKISACYELLKDPVRRRVFDDTGYDPQLAEPADLKGLMVLETLINDMILDEREPGSFDPVAGLRRKLTDDILKARFHILELERHRARVRKHLDRLGRRPETDVLGSMLRARAQSITDAIKASEVQIAAIERAYSMLEGYSYEMEPLPVEVETEELPKAAE; the protein is encoded by the coding sequence ATGGCAAAGACGGGTGCCGCAGTGATCGACCCTTACGAGGTCCTGGGCGTGGCCCGCGATGCCGACGAGGCCGCCATCAAGGCCGCCTATCGCAAGGTGGCGAAGACCGCCCATCCGGATGCCGGCGGCGATACGGAAGCCTTTGCGAAGATCTCCGCCTGCTACGAACTGCTGAAGGATCCCGTGCGCCGCCGCGTCTTCGACGACACCGGCTATGATCCGCAGCTGGCCGAGCCGGCCGACCTCAAGGGGCTGATGGTGCTGGAAACGCTGATCAACGACATGATCCTCGACGAGCGCGAACCGGGCTCGTTCGATCCGGTCGCGGGGCTGCGCCGCAAGCTGACCGACGACATCCTGAAGGCCCGCTTCCACATTCTCGAACTCGAACGCCACCGGGCGCGGGTGCGCAAGCATCTCGACCGGCTCGGCCGCCGCCCCGAGACCGATGTGCTCGGCTCGATGCTGCGGGCCCGGGCGCAATCGATCACCGATGCCATCAAGGCCTCCGAGGTGCAGATCGCCGCGATCGAGCGGGCCTATTCCATGCTCGAGGGCTATTCCTACGAGATGGAGCCGCTGCCTGTGGAAGTCGAGACCGAGGAGCTGCCGAAGGCGGCTGAGTAG
- a CDS encoding cold-shock protein, whose amino-acid sequence MATKGTVKFFNQDKGFGFITPEGGAKDVFVHISALQASGLQTLQDGQQVTFDTEPDRMGKGPKAVNIQAA is encoded by the coding sequence ATGGCCACCAAGGGCACCGTAAAATTCTTCAACCAGGACAAGGGCTTCGGCTTCATCACCCCGGAAGGCGGCGCGAAGGACGTATTCGTCCACATCTCCGCGCTCCAGGCCTCGGGTCTCCAGACCCTGCAGGACGGCCAGCAGGTCACCTTCGACACCGAGCCGGACCGCATGGGCAAGGGCCCCAAGGCCGTCAACATCCAGGCTGCCTGA